From one Humulus lupulus chromosome 8, drHumLupu1.1, whole genome shotgun sequence genomic stretch:
- the LOC133798453 gene encoding WAT1-related protein At2g39510-like: MCNSNSNSSNKCLSEMLRRSRPFVLLIVQQFGVAGMNIITKFAINEGKSQLVLVVYRHVVAAIAIAPFAILLERKTRPKMTYSIFGKIMLLGLLEPVMDQNLYYTGMKYTTATFATAMLNLVPAFVFVLAWIFRLEDVKITSLRSHAKMLGTIVTLGGAMVMALFNGPPLNLPWTKQTYHHDHHSINAANKVSIKGALMIISSCVCCAFYVILQAVTLKTYPAELSLTTLICLTGAIQGAVLALGIEWGNPSAWSLNSKPMLAVALYGGVFRSGLGYYIQGLVMKDKGPVFVTAFNPLGLVVVAIISSFILSELMYLGRVIGAVVIIFGLYMVLWGKSKDKPRSKQIEQILAPTRVEHDLTTNKKSGAHTKISNQELVVIEVEDPDTNLSTGTKPI, from the exons ATgtgtaatagtaatagtaatagtagtaataAGTGCTTATCTGAAATGCTGAGACGATCAAGGCCATTTGTTCTCCTGATTGTGCAGCAATTTGGCGTTGCGGGAATGAACATCATCACAAAGTTTGCTATAAACGAAGGGAAGAGCCAACTAGTTTTGGTAGTTTATCGACATGTTGTCGCTGCTATTGCTATCGCGCCTTTTGCAATTTTGTTAGAGAG GAAAACAAGGCCCAAGATGACTTACAGCATATTCGGCAAGATTATGTTGCTGGGCTTACTAGA ACCGGTAATGGATCAGAATTTGTACTACACGGGGATGAAGTACACAACAGCAACTTTTGCTACTGCCATGCTTAATCTTGTTCCGGCATTTGTATTTGTTTTGGCCTGGATTTTCAG GCTTGAAGATGTGAAAATTACAAGTCTTCGTAGTCATGCAAAGATGTTGGGAACCATTGTCACCCTTGGAGGAGCAATGGTAATGGCCTTGTTTAATGGGCCACCGTTAAATTTGCCATGGACTAAACAAACTTACCATCATGATCACCACTCCATAAATGCTGCAAATAAAGTCTCTATCAAAGGTGCTCTAATGATAATATCATCATGTGTATGCTGCGCGTTTTATGTCATACTTCAA gCAGTCACACTGAAGACGTACCCTGCTGAACTCTCCTTAACAACTCTTATATGTTTAACGGGAGCCATACAAGGGGCTGTCCTGGCCTTAGGAATAGAGTGGGGCAATCCCTCAGCCTGGTCCTTAAACTCAAAACCCATGTTGGCTGTGGCACTTTATGGA GGAGTATTTCGTTCGGGACTTGGTTACTATATTCAAGGTTTAGTGATGAAGGATAAGGGGCCGGTTTTCGTGACTGCTTTTAATCCTTTAGGACTCGTTGTTGTTGCAATAATTAGTTCCTTCATTTTGTCGGAGCTAATGTACTTGGGAAG AGTAATTGGAGCTGTTGTCATTATATTCGGCTTATACATGGTTCTATGGGGCAAGAGCAAAGACAAGCCTCGGTCGAAGCAGATAGAACAAATTTTAGCACCGACAAGAGTTGAACATGACTTGACCACAAATAAGAAAAGTGGAGCACATACAAAGATTTCAAATCAAGAACTTGTAGTCATTGAAGTTGAAGATCCGGACACAAATCTGTCTACAGGAACCAaacctatataa